GAGATCGACGCGGATACGCGTGAGCTGCGCGAGAAACCTGACATCGAATGCGTCTGGGATGTCAGTGCAGATCTGCCGCGGCTGCACACCGACGCGATGAAGCTCAAGACCGTGCTCAAGAACCTGATTGCCAACGCCCTCAAGTTCACCGAGCGCGGCAGGGTCACGATTACCGCCCGAGCAGCGCAGAACGGGGTCGAGTTCCTGGTTGGCGACACCGGGGCCGGCATCGCCCCCGAGATCCTGCCGATCATCTTCGATGCCTTTCGTCAGGGCGACAGCTCGATGACCCGCAAGCACGGCGGAGTCGGGCTCGGGCTGCATATCGTGCGCCGCTTGCTGGAGTTGCTCGGTGGCACGGTGAGTGTGGCAAGCGTCGTCGGCCGGGGTACGACGTTTCGCGTGTGGTTGCCGCTGCACGCCGGCGAGCCGAATTCTTAAGCCGCAGGCGGTGCCTGTCACCAAGCGGCGCCGCCGCAGGGCGTGCACACGCGCGCACCAATGGTTCGCCGCCACCCGCGCTGCGGTTGGAAGTTGCAGTGGTGCGCTTGCTCGAGACGAGCGGCGCGCGGTGTCCAATGCACAATGCCATACCCGAGTCGGGCGATTCGGCGATTCGTTGGCGCGCGCCTAAAGGGGAATGCGGTAGCGGGTGTCCGGCGCACGTGTAGGAAAAGTGCGAATTGGAATTAGGAACGCTTTCTCGGCTTTGCGCATGACGGGCGGGGATTGCGAGATGAATGAAGCACGCCTCACGATGGCACACGCGCTGCATCACATGCCGCCTACCGAAACGAGAGGTTACCTCAGGTGGCAAGAATGTTTGACGTTGCGTTTCCCGAGACATGCTCATTTCACGCGGTGAGAGCTGTAGAAATGCTTTCCCGGTGTGGGAGAGACGGACTGACAAGAAGATGCGTCAGCGCCAAGCGAGCGTGGTAATCATCGCCAGCGCGCTCACGCTGGCGGCGTGTGCTGCGAGACCGGTTGCCACTAAGGTTGCGGCACCACCCAGCGACCGCAGCGCTATCAACGGCAACGAGGAGCGCTTGCGCGCGCTGGTGGCGGCGCGCCAACAAACGGAGCGGGACAGCGAGTACGTGATCGCGCCGGGCGACCTGCTGGTGATTACGATCTACAATTTCCGGCCGGGCGGCGGCAATTTCGAGTCTGAAGTGCGCGTCGACGATCGCGGGGACATCAGCGTGCCGTTCATGGATCCGTTGCCGGCCGCCGGCCTCAGCCTGGCGCAACTGCGTGCGGCTTTCGTGCGTGGATTGCGTGAAAGTCGTGTGCTTAACGAACCGCTGGTGAGCGTGTTTCTCAAGGAGTATCAAGGGCAACGGGTGATCATCCTGGGCGCGGTGGCGCGCCCGGGCCAGTACCATCTCTCGCGCGGCCAGCAGACGCTGGTGGACGTGCTGTCGATGGCCGGCGGGCTCAGCGACCGCGCCGGCAACTACATGCTGTGCCGGCCGTCGTCGCCCGGCCAGGTTGCTGCGGCCGCCAATGACTCGATCGTGCAAGACTACGCACTGCACGCGGCCTCGGCCGTTGCTCCGCCTGCGCGCGCGCCTGCCGACATGGTCGTGTTCCGTTTGGACAGTGCCGGTGGTGGGACCAATCCGGCGTTGCTGACTCTACCGGTGCGCGGCGGTGATCTCTTCATCGTTCCC
Above is a genomic segment from Deltaproteobacteria bacterium containing:
- a CDS encoding SLBB domain-containing protein, coding for MRQRQASVVIIASALTLAACAARPVATKVAAPPSDRSAINGNEERLRALVAARQQTERDSEYVIAPGDLLVITIYNFRPGGGNFESEVRVDDRGDISVPFMDPLPAAGLSLAQLRAAFVRGLRESRVLNEPLVSVFLKEYQGQRVIILGAVARPGQYHLSRGQQTLVDVLSMAGGLSDRAGNYMLCRPSSPGQVAAAANDSIVQDYALHAASAVAPPARAPADMVVFRLDSAGGGTNPALLTLPVRGGDLFIVPEAGQAFIEGEIEKPGSYPLSRGMTLTQLITSAGGLAYPANRRRVTLIRQTGSGPSAEWALDVDRIREGEEGDVLLEPSDRVVVPATVGRKIAHGAYRTFTALVHFTVGGVASVF